The Halocalculus aciditolerans nucleotide sequence CACGCTGTCCGGGGTTTCGGCGTAGCCGCGGAGGTCGATTTTCGCGCTCTCGGCCGGCTGGACTTCCGGGAAGACGTGGAGGACGACGACGTCGACGTCGGTGCCGTTGTCAACGAGCGTTTCGACGTAGTCGACCTGGCCGCGGGCGCGTGTCGTGTCCGTGTCGACGGGAACGAGGACCGTGTATGCCATGCTCACGCCTACACCCAGCCAGCTAATAAAACTCCGCCGTAGCGCCCCGAGAGGTCACCTATTCGACGTGTCCGACGGTGACGGAGAAGGGGATGGTGGTGCGGCGTTCGTACTCGCCGGTCTGCATCTGCTCGACGACTTCGCGGCCCATCTCCCGCCACTCGCCGCGGAGCGCGTCGATGTCGTCCTCGCTCAGTCCGCCCCGGGCGAGCGTGCGGCGTTGCTCGCGGAGCCGCGCGCCGGTCGCCTTCCGCTGCGCCGTCTCGATGTCGGATTCTGAGTACGGCGCGCTCGTCTCCCGGACGTGCTCGTGCCGCCGGGTCTCGACGTCGACGAGACCGGCGTCCGCGAAGACCTCGTCCGTGTGCGACCCGAGCGTCACGTCCGTCTCCACGCCCGCGATGTAGGCGTCCCGCGCGCGCCGCGTCAGCGCGGCCTCCGCGGGGACCGTGCTCTCCACGTCGACGCCGCTGTTATCGGGTTCGATGGCGGCGACGAGGTCCGAGGAGACGCGGGCGAACTCCCGGACGGCGTCGACGGGGTCGGGGAGGTTGATGAGGAGCGCCTGGCACGCCACGAGGTCCGCAGCGTTCGAAACGAGG carries:
- a CDS encoding class I SAM-dependent methyltransferase, with the translated sequence MRRFSAKYLEDTRRGMWDDRRALAPLSLRDREHVVDVGCGSGELTRVLAAETPGAVTAVDADADLITHVDAADDRVLGDATRLPLVSNAADLVACQALLINLPDPVDAVREFARVSSDLVAAIEPDNSGVDVESTVPAEAALTRRARDAYIAGVETDVTLGSHTDEVFADAGLVDVETRRHEHVRETSAPYSESDIETAQRKATGARLREQRRTLARGGLSEDDIDALRGEWREMGREVVEQMQTGEYERRTTIPFSVTVGHVE